A genomic region of Fusarium oxysporum f. sp. lycopersici 4287 supercont2.30 genomic scaffold, whole genome shotgun sequence contains the following coding sequences:
- a CDS encoding uncharacterized protein (At least one base has a quality score < 10), whose amino-acid sequence MGKKSQKAVGQLTAQRRYELRSRRSAVCSDNKATGTPNTGATDEAADQGGSKLFELDSEIPRKKRTKKTQDRDDKIHETESPVLVGGYELGSYSNNSDRQVTNVSTEGSKNSISQVGSITQDNKVGETIVTPKNSVCLAKGKGVRTSVDIGAILQSKPYLEYLVIRMKESLAAKKMETYHLYTLSLLAEIIDDVEKAKDLYEALPTLSKDVLGGLISDELLRGVKKGDKTISMVYPTSETDDQGLGWEQWPLLVRGVENAMKKNGTPANGTTVDISNQTIGSDRSHIKFRAYKGFTMAHIDLVKEEEKWVQQISHSVFAAAGQKGDGGHQDSWNQTYTVESKKELSDLKAKIDDLQKEIKDKEATIKGILDDQQAKLQIQRELDAENESYEEQLRGRFKEASEEASRNAKSLQETESTLNNMRELWGNQADRQQQQINISKVSLEAFRVAEIDYKEAIAKRDISIEKAKLDLDRMKRLEREKEAKIFDQQQELAVLEKKQQEEKEALMSTNKSLKAEVVGIQAKTDTLKEQVDFLQRKNTELQKEAEEQKSKIHKNDLIIIEYDTKLKVQEQKIGELERQLHEKQTEINDADKERKLTMKNMEDKKQKEKDLAEDLYKKGEEVQALQRKLNETEKQRQVCHKQVGDLEEKHSAVLKEIGEKRKEIDKMTSQSEVNIKGYQEQLSNKDKEINNFLKQVTELEGKMKQLEAELLNSGEANSKRFNKLQTEFINVDKERLKLLADQEELVKENNMLQNSVKTAKKEAEDKERDHVEIEQKLKAQLSSVLNEIKSPKDINSGMEHVLDIPTAVNEVLRYLKKSSNETKELREKLAKAEERCLIDGREIEDKDSKFSKDLEDVNKKVSELEEQLNNAQSQCQIEVSEKIKFEQELGTTKQALAEKRDLEDQISQRQAEEVKLKEQNESLKNKINRLEGEVTTLKKEYGQVQSSGCQLQKKLNEVEKDREKEKDKAASKDVQIADKDRVVQELQNKLHETRKKLQDEEAKSQAEAKSYSEQLKMGEDEQEVLEKQITSLTAEVHRLTKELTEARAQAKGSVSQPTLKGRQIQRQHHKARDRT is encoded by the exons ATGGGGAAGAAGTCACAAAAGGCTGTTGGACAGTTGACGGCTCAAAGGCGGTACGAATTAAGATCAAGGAGGTCAGCAGTATGCAGCGATAACAAAGCGACGGGTACTCCTAACACTGGCGCCACGGATGAGGCAGCTGATCAAGGAGGCTCGAAATTATTTGAGCTCGATTCCGAGATTCCGAGAAAGAAGAGGACAAAAAAGACTCAAGACAGAGATGATAAAATCCATGAGACTGAAAGCCCGGTCTTAGTAGGTGGCTACGAACTGGGCTCATATTCTAACAATTCAGACCGTCAGGTCACTAATGTAAGTACTGAAGGTAGTAAAAATAGCATATCACAGGTGGGCTCTATAACCCAAGACAACAAAGTGGGGGAGACAATTGTTACTCCCAAGAACAGCGTTTGTCTCgcaaaaggaaaaggagtGAGAACTTCCGTTGATATAGGAGCGATTCTACAATCGAAGCCTTACCtcgaatacctggtaatACGCATGAAAGAATCTCTAGCTGCAAAGAAAATGGAGACGTATCATCTTTATACATTGAGTCTTTTGGCCGAAATAATTGACGATGTGGAGAAGGCTAAGGATCTGTATGAGGCGTTGCCAACATTGTCAAAAGATGTCCTCGGGGGCTTAATTAGTGATGAGTTGCTGCGAGGAGTTAAAAAAGGAGACAAGACAATTTCTATGGTATACCCAACTTCTGAGACAGATGATCAGGGGCTAGGCTGGGAGCAATGGCCTTTGCTTGTTCGCGGAGTTGAAAACGCGATGAAAAAGAATGGAACACCAGCGAACGGCACGACCGTTGATATCTCTAATCAAACCATTGGATCTGACAGGTCTCATATAAAGTTCCGTGCTTATAAGGGCTTCACTATGGCTCATATTGATCTTGttaaggaggaagagaaatggGTTCAGCAGATATCTCATAGCGTATTTGCTGCAGCTGGCCAGAAAGGAGATGGCGGGCACCAAGATAGCTGGAACCAAACCTATACAGTCGAGTCCAAGAAGGAGCTCTCtgatctcaaagccaagattgaTGACCTCCAGAAGGAGATTAAAGATAAGGAGGCTACAATCAAGGGTATTCTAGATGACCAGCAAGCAAAACTTCAAATACAACGGGAATTAGATGCAGAGAATGAGTCTTACGAAGAGCAATTGAGGGGTAGGTTCAAGGAAGCAAGTGAAGAGGCATCAAGGAATGCAAAAAGCCTCCAAGAAACAGAAAGTACATTGAATAACATGAGAGAATTATGGGGTAATCAGGCGGAtcgccaacagcaacaaatAAATATATCAAAGGTATCATTAGAGGCCTTTAGAGTGGCTGAGATTGATTACAAAGAAGCAATTGCAAAAAGAGATATAAGTATAGAGAAGGCCAAATTAGACCTAGATAGGATGAAGAGATTAGAAAGGGAaaaggaagccaagatttttgatcaacaacaagagctTGCTGTACTTGAAAAAAAGCAACAAGAGGAAAAGGAAGCTCTCATGTCTACTAATAAGAGTCTAAAGGCTGAAGTAGTTGGGATTCAAGCCAAGACAGATACTCTAAAGGAACAGGTAGACTTTCTACAACGCAAGAACACAGAGTTGCagaaggaagctgaagagcagaAGTCTAAAATCCATAAGAAcgatcttattattatagaataCGATACAAAGCTTAAAGTCCAGGAACAAAAGATTGGCGAACTTGAGAGGCAGCTCCATGAGAAACAGACTGAGATCAATGACGCAGATAAAGAGCGAAAACTAACAATGAAGAATATGGAGGACAAAAagcagaaagagaaagatcTGGCAGAAGACCTTTACAAGAAAGGCGAGGAGGTCCAAGCTCTTCAGAGAAAGCTAAATGAGACAGAGAAGCAACGTCAAGTCTGTCACAAACAAGTTGGCGATTTAGAAGAGAAGCATAGTGCTGTGCTAAAGGAAATTGGGgagaaaaggaaagagaTCGACAAGATGACTTCACAAAGCGAGGTTAATATTAAGGGTTACCAAGAGCAATTGAGTAATAAAGACAAGGAGATCAACAATTTTCTTAAGCAGGTCACCGAACTGGAAGGAAAGATGAAGCAACTCGAGGCCGAGCTACTAAATTCGGGAGAAGCAAACAGTAAAAGGTTCAACAAACTCCAGACTGAATTTATAAACGTCGATAAAGAGAGACTGAAATTACTTgcagatcaagaagagcTAGTAAAGGAAAACAATATGCTACAAAACAGTGTTAAGActgccaagaaggaagctgaagataAAGAGAGGGATCATGTTGAGATTGAACAGAAATTAAAAGCTCAGTTGTCTAGCGTCTTAAATGAGATTAAGAGCCCTAAAGACATAAACAGCGGGATGGAACATGTCCTGGATATCCCCACCGCTGTAAATGAGGTTTTGAGATATTTAAAAAAGAGCTCAAACGAAACCAAAGAACTTAGGGAGAAACTAGCAAAGGCTGAGGAAAGGTGCTTGATAGATGGGAGGGAAATTGAAGATAAGGACTCCAAGTTCTCAAAGGATTTAGAAGATGTAAACAAGAAGGTTTCCGAACTCGAGGAACAGCTCAATAACGCGCAGTCACAGTGTCAAATAGAGGTTAGTGAGAAGATAAAATTTGAGCAGGAGCTGGGTACGACGAAGCAAGCTTTGGCGGAAAAGAGAGATCTTGAGGACCAGATTTCCCAGAGGCAAGCAGAGGAAGTGAAACTGAAGGAACAAAATGAAAGCCTGAAGAACAAGATAAATAGACTCGAGGGTGAAGTCACTACGCTGAAAAAGGAATACGGACAAGTACAATCAAGCGGATGTCAACTGCAGAAGAAGTTGaatgaagttgagaaggatagagaaaaggaaaaagacaAGGCTGCTTCGAAAGATGTTCAGATTGCTGATAAGGATAGAGTTGTACAAGAACTGCAAAACAAACTTCATGAGACCCGAAAGAAGCTgcaggatgaagaagccaaatCTCAAGCAGAGGCAAAGTCTTATTCTGAGCAGCTGAAGATGGGAGAAGACGAGCAAGAGGTGCTTGAGAAACAAATCACTAGTCTCACAGCCGAGGTTCATCGGCTGACAAAGGAGTTGACAGAAGCAAGAGCCCAGGCTA AGGGATCAGTCAGTCAACCAACGTTGAAAGGGCGACAGATTCAAAGGCAACATCACAAGGCTCGCGATCGCACATGA